The sequence CGGGGCATTCGGGGTGCGAGGCGGCTTTGGCGGCGGCTCGGATGGGGTGTCGTACGGCTGTTTTGACATTTTCTAAGGAACGTATCGCGCATATGCCGTGTAATTGCTCTATCGGGGGACCGGCGAAGGGGCAGCTTACTCGGGAGGTGGATGCGCTCGGCGGTCAGATGGCAATCAATACCGACCTCACCTTGACCCATATCCGCGCTGTCGGCACA is a genomic window of bacterium containing:
- a CDS encoding FAD-dependent oxidoreductase — translated: MRSEFEVIVIGAGHSGCEAALAAARMGCRTAVLTFSKERIAHMPCNCSIGGPAKGQLTREVDALGGQMAINTDLTLTHIRAVGT